CATTTTCTGATGCTCAGGGAACAGGAGTACTAACAGGTCAAGATTACCTCGTATTCCAAAAACTTAGAGCTTGGAGTCGTCACCGTACTGGTGATTGGGGAAAAGCAATTAAAAAGTATTGGACAACCATTGGTAATAGAAACTGGGTATTCGCAACCAGAAAAGGAGATAAAAATCCCCTTCGGTTACTAACACATACTGAATTTGGAAGCAGTAGCATTGAATATGTGAAAGTTAAAGGTGATGCCAGTCCATTTGACGGGAAATTAATCTATTGGAATACCAGGATGGGACGTAGCCCCGATATGCCTTCTCGAAAAGCATTACTGCTCAAGAGACAAAAAGGTGTGTGTTCCTGGTGTTGCTTACGCTTTCGTGAAGGAGATTTGTTAGAAACTGACCACAATATTCCTCGCGCCCTCGGTGGTAAAGACGAATATAAGAATCTACAACTCCTACATGGGCATTGCCATGACGAAAAAACTGCCCTTGACATGGAATTTATTAGAAATCAAAGATTCATAAAATACATGGATTACATCAACCAAACACTAGCTAAATCTAACTGGCTTTGGAATGAAAATGATTTTCTAATAGTTTCAGACAACAAAGAGTAGGATGTCCCACTGACAATGGGGAATATGTTGAGTAGCCGAGTGAGGAGAAATCTCTCACGCTCGGTTTCGGACGGGAGGGGTGTAGTGGTAACACTCACCTCGACCTTTCTACTTTAACCCATATCCTAGTGTCAGTTCAGGTTACATTGCGGTTTTATCTCCGCCTTCTCCTGGAGTTTCATACATTCCTATTTTCTAGGAATTCCTAAACCCGACGAACCGCACAATTTATACGTTTTTATTCAATAATTGTACCATGAATACTACATCAAAAGTCGCCGTTCTACGGCGAGGCTTTAGACCCAAAATTATCGGTAAATCCGCTGGCTATGTCTACGTTGGTTCAAATCCAACTCGGCTCATACCATCTATATGTAAAAAAGAGGCTTTAAGCCTCTTTTCTTATTGTTTATTGGATATTGATTTACCAAAGGATAACAATCGATATCTAGAAGTCGATCGCCAAAAATGTCGTTACCGTTTTGACTTGTGAAATATTTTCCCAAAAAAATAAGATGAGACTTGCCCACCTTACAAAAACGTTTATTTTTTTTTTGAATCTAGCGATCAACTGAACCCATAATGATATCTATACTGCCAAGAATAGGCATGATGTCTGCTAATTTAACTCCCTTGAGTATATTTGGCAGAATTTGTAGGTTATTAAAGTCAGGGGCGCGAATTTTCCAACGCCAAGGAAAGA
This DNA window, taken from Pleurocapsa sp. FMAR1, encodes the following:
- a CDS encoding HNH endonuclease; the encoded protein is MPSRKALLLKRQKGVCSWCCLRFREGDLLETDHNIPRALGGKDEYKNLQLLHGHCHDEKTALDMEFIRNQRFIKYMDYINQTLAKSNWLWNENDFLIVSDNKE